A single Eremothecium sinecaudum strain ATCC 58844 chromosome VIII, complete sequence DNA region contains:
- the RPO31 gene encoding DNA-directed RNA polymerase III core subunit RPO31 (Syntenic homolog of Ashbya gossypii AER252C; Syntenic homolog of Saccharomyces cerevisiae YOR116C (RPO31)), translating into MKEVVVDIAPKKITGLEFSALSASDIVAQSEVEIYTRDLFDLENGRLPTKGGALDPKMGVSSSQDECSTCHGNLASCHGHFGHIKLALPVFHVGYFKATIQILQSICKTCAAILLSEEDKRQFLAELRRPGIDNLRRMGILKKVLEQCKKQRRCLHCGMLNGVVKKAAAGSGSAALKIIHDTFRWVGKKSAPEKDKWVGDWNNVLHHNPELERYMKRTMDNLNPLKTLNLFKQVRSEDCELLGINSNVKAGRPETYIWRYLPAPPVCIRPSVMMNDAPGSNEDDLTVKLTEIVWTSSLIKAGLSKGISINNMMEQWDYLQMAVAMYINSDSVNPALMPGGTGGGKAKPIRGFCQRLKGKQGRFRGNLSGKRVDFSGRTVISPDPNLSVEEVAVPDRVAKVLTYPEKVTRYNKDKLQQLVINGPNVHPGANYLLKYNEDARRNLRYGDRLKLAKNLQIGDVVERHLEDGDVVLFNRQPSLHRLSILSHYAKIRPWRTFRLNECVCTPYNADFDGDEMNLHVPQTEEARAEAINLMGVKNNLLTPKSGEPIIAATQDFITGSYLISHKDSFYDRATFTQLLAMMSDGNMQFDLPPPTIMKPYYLWTGKQVFSLLIKPNAKSPVVINLDAKNKVCLPPTKKGYPTEMSSNDGYVIIRGSKILSGVMDKSVLGDGKKHSVFYTILRDFGPNEAAQAMNRMAKLCARYLGNRGFSIGINDVTPGDDLKAKKEHLVEVAYAKCDELIDLFKKGKLETQPGCNEEQTLEAKIGGLLSKVREEVGEVCIRELDNLNAPLIMATCGSKGSNLNVSQMVAVVGQQIISGNRVPDGFQDRSLPHFQKNSKSPQSKGFVRNSFFSGLTPPEFLFHAISGREGLVDTAVKTAETGYMSRRLMKSLEDLSCQYDNTVRTSSNGIVQFTYGGDGLDPLNMEGNAQPVNFKRTWDHAFNIIYNSEDRVLYPYEIIKVTDRILVPLEKQLLRLDNVGNVIETGKDVEDVYIDQHDAERQFYQSLRDYMAAHAKQLAYIRKSKGMLPLLEEPTSELQGMDLDASASEEDIKSVKQLCNITESLVFTFLDIAISKYHKAKVEPGTAVGAIGAHSIGEPGTQMTLKTFHFAGVASMNVTLGVPRIKEIINASKVISTPIINAVLVNDNDERAARVVKGRIEKTLLSDVVYYIQDVYRDNMAYLQVKIDLSTIERLQLELTIEDIAIAISSAPKLKISTGDVSIIGKNKININVCNDREKGRSISTAAAEPNENDVYYRMQHLRRALPSIVVKGLPDIARAVINIRDDGKRELLVEGYGLRDVMTTDGVVGKKTRTNHFLEVFEVLGIEATRTSIIEEIDYTMSNHGMSVDPRHIQLLGDVMTYKGEVLGITRFGLSKMRDSVMQLASFEKTTDHLFDAAFYMKKDAVDGVSECIILGQTMSIGTGSFKVVKRTEVSPEDLKCKPTLFENLCNEAMIKAN; encoded by the coding sequence ATGAAAGAGGTCGTTGTTGATATTGCCCCTAAGAAAATTACGGGACTTGAATTTTCAGCTCTAAGTGCTTCTGACATTGTCGCACAGTCGGAAGTTGAAATTTACACTCGTGATCTATTTGATCTTGAGAATGGGAGGTTGCCAACGAAGGGTGGTGCTCTAGATCCGAAGATGGGTGTTTCCTCTTCACAGGATGAATGCTCTACTTGTCATGGGAATCTTGCGTCTTGTCATGGGCACTTTGGGCACATTAAGTTAGCCTTGCCAGTCTTTCATGTTGGTTACTTTAAAGCAACAATTCAAATCTTACAGAGCATCTGTAAAACTTGTGCAGCTATATTGCTTAGTGAAGAAGATAAGCGACAATTTCTAGCAGAATTAAGACGGCCTGGTATTGATAACTTGAGACGTATGGGGATACTTAAGAAAGTTTTGGAACAGTGCAAGAAACAGAGACGTTGCTTGCATTGTGGTATGTTGAATGGTGTAGTGAAGAAAGCAGCGGCTGGTTCAGGCTCTGCAGCATTGAAGATTATCCACGATACATTCCGTTGGGTTGGAAAAAAGTCTGCGCCAGAGAAAGATAAGTGGGTTGGTGATTGGAATAATGTTTTGCATCATAATCCTGAATTAGAGCGCTATATGAAGCGTACAATGGATAACTTAAACCCACTGAAAACATTAAATTTGTTCAAACAAGTTAGATCTGAAGATTGTGAACTGCTAGGTATCAATTCTAATGTGAAAGCCGGCAGACCTGAAACATATATTTGGCGTTATTTACCTGCACCACCAGTTTGTATTCGTCCGTCAGTTATGATGAATGATGCTCCAGGTTCTAATGAAGACGATCTCACTGTTAAGTTAACCGAAATCGTTTGGACATCGTCACTGATAAAAGCTGGTCTCAGTAAAGGTATCTCTATTAACAATATGATGGAGCAGTGGGATTATTTGCAAATGGCCGTAGCAATGTACATTAATTCTGATTCTGTGAATCCCGCACTAATGCCAGGCGGTACTGGTGGAGGGAAAGCCAAACCAATTAGGGGTTTCTGTCAAAGACTTAAAGGTAAACAAGGAAGATTCAGAGGTAATTTATCCGGTAAGCGTGTCGACTTTTCTGGTAGAACAGTTATTTCTCCGGATCCCAATTTGTCTGTTGAGGAAGTGGCAGTTCCCGATCGTGTAGCAAAAGTTCTAACTTATCCAGAAAAGGTAACTCGTTACAATAAAGACAAGTTACAGCAATTAGTTATTAATGGTCCAAATGTTCACCCTGGTGCTAACTATCTGTTAAAATATAACGAAGATGCAAGGAGAAATCTTCGTTACGGTGATAGATTGAAGCTTGCAAAAAACCTGCAAATAGGTGATGTTGTTGAAAGACATCTAGAAGATGGTGACGTTGTTCTATTTAACAGACAGCCTTCATTGCATAGATTATCTATTTTGTCGCATTATGCAAAAATCAGACCTTGGAGAACATTCAGGCTGAACGAGTGTGTTTGTACGCCATATAATGCCGATTTTGACGGTGATGAAATGAATTTGCATGTGCCTCAAACCGAAGAAGCGCGGGCAGAGGCAATCAACCTCATGGGTGTAAAGAACAATTTGTTAACCCCAAAGTCTGGTGAACCCATTATTGCAGCCACGCAAGATTTCATCACTGGGTCGTATCTGATTTCTCACAAAGACTCGTTTTATGATCGTGCTACTTTCACCCAATTATTGGCTATGATGTCAGATGGTAATATGCAGTTTGATTTACCTCCCCCTACCATTATGAAACCCTACTACCTATGGACTGGTAAACAAGTATTTTCTCTCCTAATTAAACCCAATGCAAAATCACCTGTTGTTATAAATTTGGACGCGAAGAACAAGGTCTGTCTTCCTCCCACAAAGAAGGGTTACCCAACTGAAATGTCTTCAAATGATGGATATGTCATTATTAGGGGTTCTAAGATCCTATCAGGTGTTATGGATAAATCTGTCCTTGGGGACGGTAAAAAGCATTCTGTATTCTATACCATTTTAAGAGATTTTGGTCCTAACGAGGCTGCACAAGCAATGAATCGAATGGCAAAATTATGTGCACGGTATTTGGGTAATAGAGGATTTTCAATTGGTATTAATGATGTGACTCCCGGTGATGATTTGAAGGCGAAGAAAGAACATTTAGTTGAAGTTGCATATGCTAAGTGTGATGAATTAATTGATTTGTTCAAGAAGGGCAAATTGGAAACGCAACCAGGTTGTAACGAAGAACAGACCTTGGAAGCCAAGATTGGTGGATTGTTATCCAAAGTTAGAGAAGAAGTCGGTGAGGTTTGTATTAGAGAATTAGATAATTTAAACGCTCCACTTATTATGGCAACCTGTGGTTCTAAGGGTTCTAATCTTAATGTTTCACAGATGGTTGCTGTTGTCGGTCAACAAATTATTTCTGGTAATCGTGTTCCGGATGGTTTCCAAGATAGGTCTTTGCCACATTTCCAAAAGAATTCTAAATCTCCTCAATCTAAAGGTTTCGTTAGAAACTCATTTTTCTCTGGTTTAACGCCTCCAGAATTTTTATTTCACGCAATTTCTGGTCGTGAAGGGTTGGTTGATACTGCGGTGAAGACTGCTGAGACTGGTTACATGTCCCGGAGATTGATGAAATCACTTGAAGATTTATCCTGTCAATATGACAATACTGTGAGAACTTCGTCAAATGGTATTGTCCAATTTACATACGGTGGAGATGGTCTAGATCCATTGAATATGGAAGGTAATGCACAACCGGTCAACTTTAAAAGAACTTGGGATCACGCTTTCAACATCATTTACAATTCAGAAGACAGAGTATTGTATCCCTATGAGATTATTAAGGTCACTGACCGTATTTTAGTTCCATTGGAAAAGCAACTTTTGAGACTAGATAATGTCGGTAATGTCATTGAAACAGGAAAAGATGTTGAAGATGTGTACATTGATCAGCATGATGCGGAAAGACAGTTTTATCAATCTTTAAGAGATTATATGGCTGCACATGCTAAACAGCTAGCCTATATAAGAAAGTCTAAAGGGATGCTGCCATTATTGGAAGAACCTACCTCTGAACTTCAGGGAATGGATCTAGACGCCTCGGCttcagaagaagatattaaGTCCGTCAAGCAACTATGCAACATCACAGAAAGCCTCGTATTTACATTTTTGGATATTGCAATTTCAAAGTACCATAAGGCAAAAGTTGAACCGGGTACAGCAGTCGGTGCAATTGGTGCGCATTCGATTGGTGAACCTGGTACCCAAATGACATTGAAGACTTTCCATTTTGCTGGTGTCGCCTCGATGAACGTTACCCTTGGTGTGCCTCGTATTAAGGAAATTATCAATGCTTCTAAAGTCATTTCAACACCTATTATCAATGCTGTATTGGTCAACGATAATGATGAAAGAGCTGCCAGAGTTGTGAAAGGTAGAATTGAGAAAACATTGTTATCAGATGTTGTTTACTATATTCAGGATGTTTACAGGGATAACATGGCATACTTGCAAGTTAAAATAGACTTATCGACCATCGAAAGGTTGCAACTAGAATTAACTATTGAAGATATTGCGATTGCGATTTCTAGCGCTCCAAAACTTAAGATTTCTACAGGTGATGTTTCTATTATTGgcaaaaataaaatcaaTATTAATGTTTGCAACGATAGGGAAAAGGGCCGGTCGATATCCACTGCCGCCGCGGAACCTAACGAGAATGATGTTTATTATAGAATGCAACATCTCCGTCGTGCCTTGCCTTCTATTGTTGTTAAAGGGTTACCAGACATTGCAAGAGCTGTTATTAACATACGTGATGATGGCAAAAGGGAGTTGTTAGTCGAAGGATATGGTTTGAGAGATGTTATGACTACTGATGGTGTTGTCGGAAAGAAAACAAGAACGAATCATTTCCTGGAAGTATTTGAAGTTTTAGGTATAGAAGCAACAAGAACATCCATCAttgaagaaattgattATACTATGAGTAATCACGGTATGAGTGTCGATCCTCGTCATATTCAATTATTAGGAGATGTTATGACATATAAGGGTGAGGTCTTAGGTATTACTAGATTTGGGTTATCAAAGATGAGAGATTCTGTGATGCAGCTGGCATCTTTTGAAAAGACCACCGACCATCTGTTTGACGCTGCATTTTATATGAAAAAAGATGCTGTGGATGGTGTTTCAGAATGTATTATTCTGGGTCAAACGATGTCTATCGGTACAGGTTCCTTCAAGGTTGTGAAGAGGACTGAAGTGTCACCCGAAGATTTAAAATGTAAGCCAACTTTATTCGAAAATCTTTGTAATGAGGCTATGATCAAGGCAAACTAA